ccccccaaaaccccccacccctaaaatccccccagacccccccgcccccatttccccccccaaaaccccaaatccccccaccctaaatcccaccccaccccccaaatccccccaaaatccctccccagaccccaaatcccccccaaacccccaaaccccccaaccccaaaccccaaaccctacCCCCAACCCCACCCTAAACCCCcaacccccacccccccaaaccccaccctcccaacccccaacccccaaaaccccccaaccccccccccacaaccccaaacccctagaccccaaatcccccccagacccccaaatccccccaaacctcccaaaccccccagcccccaaatccttccccaaaccccaaatcccccaaccCCTAAATCCACcccgccccaaatccccccccaatcccccccaagcccccccaaaatccctccccccccaaaccccaaatccccccaccccaaatccccccaaatcccaaatcccccagaccccaaacccccccagacccacTTGAAGCCGGAGGGGACCCCGATATCGGCCTTGGAGATTTTCTTGCGCCCCCTCCCCTTTCTGGGCTCGGCGGGCGGGGGTCCCGAGGCGGGCGGGGGTCCCGAGGCGGGCGGGGGTCCCGAGggggggctgggcagccccCGGTACCGGCTGGGGGTGATGTCGGGGTTGGGGATGGGGGGCcggtgggggggagggggaaaatcctctatgggacccccaaaatggggagaccccaaaatccccaaaaccccacccccctccccagagaccccagagaccccaaaatcctccacagaaaccccaaacccaccccaaaatcccccagagaccccaaaatccccccagaaatcccaaacctaccccagagaccccaaaaccaccccaaagaccccaaaatcctccccagagaccccaaaatcctcctagAGACCCCAAACCtaccccagagaccccaaaaccaccctagagaccccagagaccccaaaatccccccagagaccccaaattccttcctagagaccccaaaatccccccagaaaccccaaagaccccaaaaccaccccagagaccccaaataaaacaggacccccaaattccgCAGAACCCCCTTCTGGGCCCTCCCCAAGCCCCCCCGAATAAAacaggacccccaaaatggggcaggacccccccaaatgGGGCAGGACCCCTCCCCCACTCACCCTCAGggttgggggtcctggggaggctCCCCCGGCGCTctggggggggcacagggagggtcAGGGGGTGGGGaaccccccagggaccccaaaacccccaaatccccccaaaaactcccccaaaactccccaagaccccctaaaattcccccaaatcccccccaaaatgccctaaattctccccaaaattccccaaaatccctcccaaaaatcccccaaatcccccaaaatctccctcaaaatccctcccaaaaatccaccaaatccaccccaatcccccaaaatctccccaaaactccccccaaaccccccaaatcccccaaaccccccaaaatctccccaaaatcccccaaaatctcccccaaatccccccaaaccccccaaaatccccccaaatctcccccccaaaaatctccccaaaactcccaaatccccagctccccaaaattccccaaaatctccccaaatcccccaaatctcccccaaaatcccccaaaactcccaaaaatccccctcaaatcccccaaaatcccccaaaatccccaaatcccccaacccccaaaatccccccaaacccccccaaaaacccccaaaatctccccaaatcccctcaaactccccccaaaattcccccaaatcccccaaaatctcccccaaaactccccaaaatcccccaaccACCCCCataattcccccaaatcccccaaacctccccaaaatctccccaaaatcccctcaaaatccccccaaatccccctgaaatttccaaaatctcccaaaatcccccaaaccccccaaatcccccccccccccccccccccccccccccccccccccccccccccccccccccccccccccccccccccccccaaatccccgcccccaaaatctccccaaatcccccaaatccccaaggCTCCCCCATGCCCCGGGGCTCACCGTGCccggggggtgggggagggggcagcagctgcttcgctgtggggggagaaaagggggggaggggtcagaggggggggggaggggcggttTGGGGATCCCaggaggtgttttggggggggagggggtccccagagggattttggggtccccagagggatttttggggtccccaggtgtattttgggggtccccagagggattttgggggctccccaggtggattttggggtccccagtaGGGCTTTTGGGGTCCAGGTTTGGATTTTGGGCATCCCcagatgtttttggggtgttttactgggatttttgggggccCAGGGCAAAGGGGGGGGATCTGGatgcagttttggggtccccaggtgtattttgggggtccccagagggattttggggtccccaggtggattttggggtcctcagagggatttttggggtccccagagggattttggggtccccagagggatttttggggtccccaggtgtattttggggtccccaggtggattttgggggtccccaggtgggattttgggggttccaggtTTGGTTTTTGGAGGTTCCCAGGtgctttttggggtgtttttactgggattttgggggtccccaggtggattttggggtccccagttGGACTTTGGGGGTTCCAGGTTTGGATTTTGGGCATCCCTAGAtgcttttttggggtgttttactgggattttgggggtccccaggtggattttggggatcctcaggtttgttttggggtccccaggtggattttggggtccccagagggattttgggggtccccaggtggattttggggttcctcaggtaaattttggggtccccaggtggattttggggtccccaggtggattttggtgtcccaggtggattttggggttcaagGTTTGTttctgggggtccccaggtgcATTTTGGAGGTTCCCaggtgtttttttggggtgttttacaggattttgggggtccccaggtggattttggggcccCCAGATGAATTTTGTGCtccccaggtggattttggggcaccCCAGATGAATTTTGTGCtccccaggtggattttggggttcctcaggtaaattttggggttccacgtttggttttgggggtccccaggtgtatttaggggtccccaaaatgcattttggggctccccaggaACATTTTGGAGGTCTCCAGGTACATTTAGGGgttcccaggtggattttgggctccccaggtgcattttgggggttcccagaTGAATTTTGGAGCtccccaggtggattttgggggttcccaggtaAATTCTGGGGGTCCCTAGGTgcattttggggctccccaggtgcattttggggaccccaggtgcatttttggggtgttttacaggattttgggctccccaggtgtattttgggctccccaggtggattttggggttcccaggtggaTTTCGGGGGTCCCCAGGTctattttggggtccccaggtaAATTTTGGGCTGcccaggtgcattttgggggatcccaggtgcattctgggctccccaggtgtatttttggggtgttttacAGGATTTTAGGCTccccaggtgcattttgggCCCCCCAGGTGCATTCTGGGCCCCCAGGTGCATTCTGGGCCccccaggtgtattttgggCCCCCCAGGTGCATTCTGGGCCccccaggtgtattttggggAAGGGTCTCTCACCCccgcgctgctgccgccgccgcagccgctCCTGCACTCGGCCCTCGAACGTCGCAGCCTCGGCCTCGGAGGCGAAGTTCAGCCCCGCCCACCCCTCCTGAGCCAATCAGGAGCGGCCGTGGGCACTCAGGCCACGCCCACTCACACAGAACCACGCCCACGCTTACCCCAAACCACGCCCGCTTTCCCGTATATGGCAATATCCTACTGGCCACGCCCATCGAGCCCCACGGCCACGCCCATTTCTCCTTATATGGTTATGTGCCATTGACCTCGCCCACCAAAGGCCACACCCACTGGCAGCCACACCCAGTTTCCTTATATGGTTATGCCCCACCCATCGAGCACAGGCCACACCCACATTGAAAGGACCACACCCATCAGCTGGCCCCACCCACTTAAGCTAAACCACGCCCCCACTCACTGACCTACATTCCCTTAGCTCCACCCACCCGGCCACACCCACTCAAGCCACACCCCTTTGCCACACCCGGTCAACCTCCTCCCATTTGCCACGCCCATTAAGCCCCTCCCCTTTTTGCCCCTCCCCCTTTGACACACCAAACTTAAGCTCCTCCTTTGCCACACCCATTCAAGCCCCTCCCCCCTCACCACACCCATTTAAgcccctccccatttccccacaCCCATTCAAGCCCCTCCCCCCTCACCACACCCATCTAAgcccctcccctttcccacaCCCATCTAagcccctcccctttccccacACCAACTCAAGCCCCTCCCACTCAACACACCCATTTAAGCCCCTCCCATTTATCACCCATTTAAGCCCCTCCCCTTTGCCACACCCATTTAAGCCCCTCCCCTTTGTCACACTCATTCAAGCCCCGccctccccggccccgcccccctgGCCCCGCCCACTCACGTGGCTGACGAAGGTGTGGAAAAAGGGGGTGGGGGTCTTGTAGCCCATccccccctgcagctcctgctcccaccacagCTCCCCGGCCTGGGGGGGGAATTGGGGTCAGGGACCctcctgggaacccccaaaaacccccagaaccccccaaaaaaccccaggaccccccaggacccccaaaacccccaggacccccaaaaatcccccaggaccccaaaaaaaccccccaggaccccaaaactccccaggaccccaaaaaccccccaggaccccaaaaaaaacccccaggaccccccaaaacaccaccagggacccccaaaaatccctcagagACCCCCCACACCCCTtcagggacccccccaaaactctCCAGAAACCCCCAcgacccccccaaaaccccccaggatccccaaaaacctcccaggaccccccaaaaccccccaggaccccccaaaaccccccaggaccccccaccCAATCCCCTTGACTGAcccccagatttggggattCCCCACCGGGATTTGGGGGAACCCCCAGGATTTAAGACCCCCCAATTTTAGGACCCCTCTGGGACCTCCCCCCAGAATTCTGAGGGACCCCCGCCTTCAAATAAGAGGAGGATGATGAAGCAGAACCAGTGAGGGTCTTGGACCCACCCCCCCTGGGTttttgggaccccccccaggattttggggtcaccctcaggaattttggggtccccttcagatttggggtccctctgaggaattttggggtcccccccccAAAGGATTTGGGACCCCCCCCTTAAagaagaggaggatgatgaaGTGGAAGCACCAGGATTGTCCTGAACCCACCCCACCGGGTTTTAGCAACtccccgggattttggggtcacccgagggattttggggtcaccccccaggattttggggtcacccgagggattttggggtccccctgaggcattttggggtccccgacTCACGGGCAGGAGGAAGATGCGGATGAAGTAGGAGCATTGGGTTTTAGGAACTCCCCCAAGATTTTGGGATCTCCCCAGAATTTTGGGTCCcctcaggattttggggtcccccgagggattttggggtcaccctcgggattttggggtcccccccaggattttggggtccccagagggattttggggtccccgacTCACGGGCAGGAGGAAGATGCGGATGAAGTAGGAGCGCTGGGTTTTAGGGACCCTCCCAGAATTTTGGgatctccccaaaattttggggtcaccttgagggattttggggtccccctgagggattttggggtccccttcAGATTTGGGGTCACCCTAAGGATTTTGGGGCGCCccctcaggaattttggggtccctcagaCTCACGGGCAGGAGGAAGATGCAGATGAAGTACGAGCACCAGGGGCTGTTCCAGACCCACCGCCCGTGacggatttttggggtccccctgagggattttggggtccccctcaggaatttggggtccccctcaggattttggggtccccctcaGACACACGGGCAGGCGGAAGAGGCGGATGAAGTAGGAGCGTTGTGTTTTAGGGACACCCCCAAGATTTAGGGATCTCCCCCCAGAATTTTGGGTCCccccagaattttggggtccccctgagggattttggggtccttcccaggattttggggtccccgacTCACGGGCAGGAGGAAGATGCAGATGAAGTACGAGCACTGGGGGCTGTTCCAGACCCACCCCTGTGGGTTTTAGGGACCCCcgcccaggattttggggtccccctcaggaatttggggtccccctcaggaatttggggtccccctcaggaatttggggtccttcccaggattttggggtcccccggACTCACGGGCAGGCGGAAGATGCGGATGAAGTAGGAGCGCTGGGTTTTAGGGACCCCCAAGGATTTTGGAGTCCCCcccaggaatttggggtccccctgaggattttggggtccccctcaggaatttggggtcccccccagACTCACGGGCAGGCGGAAGATGCGGATGAAGTACGAGCACTGGGGGCTGTTCCAGACCCACCCCTGTGGGTTTTAGGGACCCCcgcccaggattttggggtccccctcaggaatttggggtccccctcaggattttggggtccccctcaGGATTTTGGAGTCCCCttgaggaatttggggtccccctgaggaatttggggtcccccccagACTCACGGGCAGGCGGAAGAGGCGGATGAAGTACGAGCGCCGGGGGCTGTCCCGCACCAGGCAGGCGACGCCGCAGCCCCGGAGGCTCCAggagccccccgggacccccccggggacccccccgggCTCGGCCACCACCAGCTGCACCACGGCGGTCACCAGGCTCTGCGGGGACAcgggcaccccaaatccagcccagggaaccccaaaatccaacctgggcaccccaaatccagcccagggaaccccaaaatccaacctgggcaccccaaaatccaacctgggCACCCCAACATGGCCcgagagaccccaaaatccagcccagagaccccaaaatccagcccaggaaccccaaaatgcagcccgggcaccccaaaatccccctcaggGCTCTCCCGGGACCCCAAATTTACCTCCCTAaacccccaaatgcccccaaaccctcccagttccccttcccagtcccccccagtccatcccagtcccccccagttcccatcccagtccatcccagtccctcccagttcccccccagtccctcccagtccctcccagtccctcccagttccctccaatcccctcccagtccatcccagtccccccaatccatcccagtccctcccagtccctcccagtccctcccagcccatcccagtccatcccagtccctcccagtcccctcccagtccctcccagtcccacccagttccctcccagtccatcccagtccctcccagttcccccccagtccctcccagttcatcctAGTTCCCCCAGTTCCCCTTCCCCAttctccccagtccctcccagtccctcccagtccctcccagtccctcccagttccctccaatcccctcccagtccatcccagtcccccccaatccatcccagtccatcccagcccccccagtcccccccagtccctcccagtttgttcccagtccatcccagtcccccccagtccctcccagtccctcccagtcccccccaatccatcccagtccatcccagtccctcccagtccatcccagtccatcccagtccatcccagttccccccagtccctcccagtcccacccagttccctcccagttcccccagtccctcccagtccctcccagttccccccagttccctcccagtccctcccagtccctcccagttcccccagttcctCACCACGCatttcctgcccagcagctcgAAGATCCTCAGGttctcctgctcccccagcagctccgAGGGGACGTTGTCCCCCTGGCGCCCCCCCCGGCTCATCCCCCAAttttgggaccccccaaaaatctctgggaaccccaaaaatccctgggaatcccaaaaatccctgggaatcccaaaaatccccgggaaattccaaaaatcccagggaaattaagaaaaaaaaccaacactgGGAACCCCGAAATCCCTCtgggaaccccccaaaaaatccctgggaaatcccaaatccctgggaaccccaaaaagttcactgggaacccccaaaaatctctgggaatccccaaaaaaatttcctgggaacccccaaaaaaatctcgggaaaatcagaaaaatcccCCGGAGATCCCAATAAAAATcttgggaacccccaaaa
This portion of the Camarhynchus parvulus unplaced genomic scaffold, STF_HiC, whole genome shotgun sequence genome encodes:
- the WAS gene encoding LOW QUALITY PROTEIN: wiskott-Aldrich syndrome protein (The sequence of the model RefSeq protein was modified relative to this genomic sequence to represent the inferred CDS: inserted 2 bases in 1 codon), producing the protein MSRGGRQGDNVPSELLGEQENLRIFELLGRKCVSLVTAVVQLVVAEPGGVPGGVPGGSWSLRGCGVACLVRDSPRRSYFIRLFRLPAGELWWEQELQGGMGYKTPTPFFHTFVSHEGWAGLNFASEAEAATFEGRVQERLRRRQQRGERRGSLPRTPNPEEDFPPPPHRPPIPNPDITPSRYRGLPSPPSGPPPASGPPPASGPPPAEPRKGRGRKKISKADIGVPSGFKHVSHVGWDPNGGFDLAALDPALRSLFAQAGVSERHLADAETSRLIHDFIEXRGGLQAVREEMGRQGPPPPPPGRGSPAPPPAPPPSSGRSRSGLPAPPPPRAGPAPPPAPPPPRGPAPPPRGPAPCGAAAPPPPPPPPPPPPSGGASPATPPGRGALLDQIRQGVTLNKTPETPEVGAGAGAGGLVGALMDVMQKRSRVIHSSDEGTASEDEEDDDEWDD